A window of the Tripterygium wilfordii isolate XIE 37 chromosome 12, ASM1340144v1, whole genome shotgun sequence genome harbors these coding sequences:
- the LOC120010973 gene encoding dynamin-2A-like yields MEAIEELVQLSESMRQASALLADEDVDENSSSSTSRRSPTFLNVVALGNVGAGKSAVLNSLIGHPILPTGENGATRLPISIDLQKDGSLSSKSIILQIDNKSQQVSASALRHSLQDRLSKGGSIKTRDEIYLKLRTSTAPPLKLIDLPGLDQRFMDDLVVSEYAEHNDAILLVIIPAAQASEIASSRALRVAKEYDGDGTRTIGIISKIDQASSDHKALAAVQALLLNQGPSKTTDIPFVALIGQSVAIASAQPGSESSLETAWRAESESLTSILTGAPQSKLGRLALVEVLAQQIRKRMKVRLPNLLSGLQGKSQIVQDELVRLGEQMVHSAEGTRAIALELCREFEDRFLQHIATGEGAGWKIVASFEGNFPNRIKQLPLDRHFDINNVKRIVLEADGYQPYLISPEKGLRSLIKGVLELAKDPSRICVDEVHRVLVDIVSASANATPGLGRYPRFKREVVAIASAALDGFKNEAKKMVVALVDMERAFVPPQHFIRLVQRRMERQRREEELKNRSSKKGQEVEQATLNRATSPQTGGQQTGGSLKSMKDKSGPADKEEKEGSALKTAGPEGEITAGFLLKKSAKTNGWSRRWFVLNEKTGKLGYTRKQEERHFHGVITLEECNIEEAPDDEELSSKSSKDKKANGSEKAPSLVFKITSKVPYKTVLKAHSAVVLKAESVADKVEWLSKIRNVIQPSKGQMKVSGGPPLRQSLSDGSLDTMAQRPVDPEEELRWMSQEVRGYVEAVLNSLAANVPKAVVLCQVEKAKEDMLNQLYSSISAQSTQRIEELLQEDQNVKRRRERYSKQSSLLSKLARQLSIHDNRAAAVSSWSNGSVGLESSPRTSGATGDDWRSAFDAAANGSVDYNSYGDSSRSSSNGYSDAVQNGDVRSRSNSSSRRTPNRVAPPPPQSGSKYF; encoded by the exons ATGGAGGCGATAGAGGAGTTGGTTCAGCTGTCAGAGTCGATGCGGCAAGCGTCTGCGTTGCTGGCCGACGAAGATGTTGACGAAAACTCAAGCTCCTCCACTTCTAGGCGCTCCCCCACTTTCCTCAATGTTGTTGCCCTCGGCAACGTT GGTGCTGGTAAATCTGCAGTTTTGAACAGTTTAATTGGGCATCCTATCCTG CCAACTGGTGAAAATGGTGCTACTCGGCTTCCCATAAGCATTGATCTACAGAAGGATGGCTCTCTGAGCAGCAAATCAATTATACTACAAATTGACAACAAATCACAACAAGTTTCTGCAA GTGCTTTACGGCATTCCTTGCAGGATAGGCTAAGTAAGGGTGGCTCAATCAAGACCCGAGATGAAATATATTTGAAGCTTCGTACGAGCACAG caCCTCCACTGAAGCTAATTGATTTACCTGGACTGGATCAACGTTTCATGGATGATTTGGTG GTTAGTGAATATGCTGAGCACAATGATGCCATTTTGCTAGTTATAATTCCTGCGGCTCAAGCATCTGAAATTGCTTCTTCTCGCGCCCTCAGAGTTGCAAAGGAATATGATGGAGATG GTACCAGAACTATTGGCATAATTAGTAAGATAGATCAAGCCTCTTCGGATCACAAAGCTCTTGCAGCTGTTCAGGCTCTCCTTTTAAATCAAGGGCCATCCAAAACGACAGATATACCATTTGTTGCTCTAATTGGTCAATCAGTTGCAATAGCTTCTGCACAACCTGGATCTGAAAGCTCTTTGGAAACTGCATGGAGGGCAGAGAGTGAAAGCTTGACATCTATACTTACTGGAGCACCTCAAAGCAAGCTTGGCAGATTAGCATTGGTTGAGGTGTTGGCACAGCAGATACGAAAGCGCATGAAAGTTCGGCTTCCAAACCTCCTTTCTGG GTTACAAGGGAAATCTCAAATAGTTCAGGATGAGTTAGTAAGGCTTGGTGAACAGATGGTGCATAGTGCTGAGGGTACAAGAGCTATAGCTTTGGAACTTTGCCGTGAATTTGAGGATAGATTTCTTCAGCATATCGCCACTGGTGAG GGTGCTGGGTGGAAAATTGTTGCCAGCTTTGAGGGGAATTTTCCAAATAGGATTAAGCAGCTGCCTTTGGACCGACATTTTGATATAAATAATGTCAAGAGA ATTGTGTTAGAAGCAGATGGTTATCAGCCATACCTTATTTCCCCTGAGAAGGGTTTGAGATCTTTAATTAAAGGTGTTCTGGAACTTGCAAAAGATCCATCTCGTATTTGCGTGGATGAG GTACACCGGGTCCTGGTAGATATAGTTTCTGCTTCTGCAAATGCAACTCCAGGTTTGGGAAGATACCCGCGTTTCAAAAGAGAG GTTGTTGCCATTGCAAGTGCTGCTTTAGATGGGTTTAAGAATGAAGCAAAGAAAATGGTTGTTGCATTAGTGGACATGGAGCGAGCTTTTGTGCCTCCACAACACTTCATACGTCTGGTGCAAAGGag GATGGAAAGGCAACGTCGCGAAGAAGAGCTGAAGAACCGATCCTCCAAGAAAGGACAAGAGGTGGAGCAAGCAACATTAAACAGG GCTACCAGCCCTCAAACTGGTGGTCAGCAAACTGGAGGAAGCTTGAAATCGATGAAGGATAAATCCGGTCCGGCagacaaagaagaaaaggagggcTCTGCTTTGAAGACTGCTGGTCCTGAAGGAGAGATAACGGCAG GTTTCCTGTTGAAGAAAAGTGCAAAAACTAATGGATGGAGCAGGCGATGGTTTGTTTTGAACGAGAAGACAGGAAAG CTtggctacactagaaagcaagagGAAAGACACTTTCATGGTGTCATTACTTTGGAG GAATGTAATATTGAAGAAGCTCCAGATGATGAAGAACtgtcatcaaaaagttcaaAGGACAAGAAGGCTAATGGGTCAGAGAAAGCACCTAGTCTGGTGTTCAAGATAACCAGCAAGGTTCCCTATAAAACTGTTCTTAAAG CCCACAGTGCTGTTGTTTTGAAGGCTGAGAGTGTGGCTGACAAGGTTGAATGGTTGAGTAAGATAAGAAATGTTATTCAACCTTCAAAAGGACAGATGAAGGTTTCAGGTGGTCCGCCCTTGCGGCAGAGTCTTTCTGATGGATCTCTT GACACAATGGCTCAAAGACCTGTTGACCCTGAAGAAGAACTTCGATGGATGTCACAAGAAGTACGTGGTTATGTTGAAGCAGTTTTGAATAGTTTGGCAGCTAATGTTCCAAAA GCAGTTGTTCTTTGTCAGGTTGAGAAAGCCAAGGAAGACATGCTAAATCAATTATATAGCTCCATCAG TGCTCAAAGCACACAAAGGATTGAAGAGTTGCTTCAAGAGGACCAGAATGTGAAGCGAAGGAGGGAACGTTACTCGAAGCAATCCTCTCTCCTATCAAAACTGGCACGCCAACTCAGCATTCATGATAACCGAGCCGCCGCTGTATCTAGCTGGTCTAATGGCAGTGTTGGATTAG AAAGTAGCCCGAGGACTAGTGGTGCGACAGGTGATGACTGGAGATCTGCATTTGATGCAGCTGCAAATGGTTCTGTTGACTACAATTCTTATGGTGATTCATCTAGGTCTTCATCCAATGGTTACAGTGATGCAGTACAGAATGGTGATGTGAGATCTAGATCAAACTCCAGCAGCCGTCGTACTCCTAATCGAGTAGCACCTCCGCCACCACAATCTGGTTCCAAATATTTTTAG
- the LOC120010868 gene encoding eukaryotic translation initiation factor 2-alpha kinase 3-like encodes MYSAGVLLFELLYHFTTETERQAAIGKLKKAPEEEKLPQDWQYPAYTDLLFKLVKEEPTERPSATEVSQQLSPR; translated from the exons ATGTACAGTGCAGGTGTTTTGCTTTTTGAGTTGCTATATCATTTCACCACTGAAACTGAGAGGCAAGCTGCTATAGGGAAGCTGAAAAAAGCACCCGAAGAGGAAAAGTTACCTCAAGATTGGCAGTACCCAGCATATACTGATTTGTTGTTCAAGTTGGTCAAGGAAGAACCAACTGAGCGTCCCTCCGCTACTGAGGTTTCACAACAACTTTCTCCGAG GTAG